In Mastomys coucha isolate ucsf_1 unplaced genomic scaffold, UCSF_Mcou_1 pScaffold5, whole genome shotgun sequence, one genomic interval encodes:
- the Wdr90 gene encoding WD repeat-containing protein 90 isoform X3 encodes MASAEAGSASYSAMAGGSGAREARCRPVSRLGSPGSEVPAASLTGLRAEARPVGGGGGSRRTAQDRCSGGVLSAAWQHPFLNVFRHFRVDEWKRSSKEGDVAVVTDKVLKSAVYRIRGSVSASNYIQLPRTSTQSLGLTGRYLYVLFRPLSSKHFVIHLDVATEDGQVIRVSFSNLFKEFKSSATWLQFPFVLEAKSPRRDLTGVPPPRARWTCLQLDLRDVLMSYLSRHYSHLKSIRLCASLLVRNLYTSDLCFDPALIIVAVTVTEARRAKLSVNPMPREMAFPVPKGESWHDHYIHIRFPSDGSKAPNEQVEKNCSRPEAVFLGHMSQRLPHPVVFGKPLLRSRSPVAQTSSPALPCQVLSASSRLPEVSLKYPEVSSVNAFSIRGQRPSAWDEVTDAHTVAGGKHVLADKSSGVPMALSDIGSCKPFLPDPVLRLKGVIGFGGHSTQWALWTKDGVAVVYPCHAVIVVLQIDTGQQRFFLGHTDKVSALALNGSDTVLASAQVQPPSMVRLWDFQTGGCLSLFRSPLHTICSLSFSGSGALLCGVGKDRHGRTVVVAWDTDQLGLGGEVVVLAKVHTDFDVQTFHIAFFDETRMASCGRGSVRLWRLWGGVLRSCAVDLGEYCSLELTDLAFAQAPDGHCAPSASVLFVCSRSGHILEIDHQRMAVQHVRRLLPAQSPDVPLTEKQNFSMGPGIAISSLSVSTTTCAVGSEDGYLRLWPLDFSSVLLEAEHDGPVSSVSFSPDGLRVLSTTTSGHLGFLDVPSREYTVLARSHMAPVLALSTELNRGQMATVSLDHTVRIWDLATLQQLYDFSSSEDTPCAVAFHPTMPSFFCGFRSGAVRSFSLENSRVLVEHTRHRGAITSLVITPDGRFLFSSCSQGSLVQYSCAVSRCCVLRVAANMVCQDGRPNPNILAVSGDSCRLAFVGPSKCMVTIVELASLDELLHVDVSTHLDWAVAVCFSPGNSGHLLVSTASNKVVVLDAVSGHAIRELSSVRSRACSSLALSEDARLLLAATGQTITVWDYPTQVNPSCQVYIGHSEPVHAVAFTPDQLQVISVGDAIFLWDILATPERDGSDPEAPPVHEADSSAGQRKDLASGASGLPRQQVPIPSPASPSPLSTHDRLLEGSTGTFSISDEEGLCEENHISEAFLQGQAPTLPVLVEKEASGAGDAPREAAKSSWTPAELPGHHSQMSEWSLRSGKAGLPTRPDSYKHFTARYKACTRVKSVSFPPTGREQLRLKAVVGYNGNGRANMVWRPDTGFFAYTCGRLVVVEDLHSGTQRHWLGHSQEISTLALNQDGQILASASCCGHTAACCQIRIWDVPKGLCRQLLSHHDTAVQALAFSPDDEFLVTLGDYADRNLALWSMATYELLSSTRLLEPVHGVAFNPWDANELICVGTSAITFWLLQHHGADTSFQVHREPVPEELGASELTSLCYGASPLLYCGSSSGQICVWDTGTGHCFLAWEADDGEIGVLLCSGSRLISGSNTKRLRLWAVGVVPELRRKGSSARSSSVFMERELTLDGAVVSASFDSGMDMGVVGTTAGTIWYINWTEGTSTRLISGHRTKVNEVVFSPSESHCATCGEDGSVRVWSLASMELVIQFQVLNQSCLCLSWTPPSCGLPEQQQVVAGYSDGTLRVFSISRTAMELKMHPHRTALTAIAFSTDGQTILSGDKDGLVAISHLCSGMTFRVLSDHRGAPISAIQSTSKEYGDLGIEGVELWLAASGDQRVSIWVSDWLQDRCELLEWLSFPAPALSEAPGLLPPSLAAFCPWDRATLVCVGLGAHEEAVFYSLRQKQVVQKTPLPFFAMSLSLSPGAQLMVVGFAECMLRLLDCAAGTAQDFEGHDDSVHLCRFTPSGRLLFTAAHNEILVWEVTGS; translated from the exons ATGGCGTCCGCTGAGGCGGGAAGCGCGAGCTATAGCGCCATGGCTGGAGGTAGCGGCGCGCGCGAGGCGCGCTGTCGTCCGGTCTCGCGTCTTGGGAGTCCCGGGTCCGAGGTCCCCGCTGCGTCACTGACTGGACTTCGTGCAGAAGCCCGTCCCgtgggtggaggtggagggtCTCGGCGCACTGCCCAGGACCGGTGCTCAGGGGGCGTCCTTTCTGCAGCCTGGCAGCATCCTTTCCTCAACGTATTCAGACACTTCAGGGTGGATGAGTGGAAACGGTCCAGCAAAGAGGGAGATGTGGCTGTGGTGACG GACAAGGTCCTGAAGAGCGCTGTGTATCGCATCCGTGGGTCTGTATCTGCCAGCAACTACATCCAGCTCCCCAGAACGAGCACCCAGTCCCTGGGGCTGACTGGGCGGTACCTCTATGTGCTTTTCCGGCCCCTGTCTTCCAAGCACTTTGTCATCCACCTGGACGTGGCCACCGAG GACGGCCAGGTCATCCGTGTGTCTTTCTCCAACCTCTTTAAGGAGTTCAAGTCCTCCGCAACATGGCTTCAGTTCCCCTTTGTCCTCGAGGCCAAGTCACCCAGGAGAG ACCTGACAGGTGTACCTCCTCCTCGTGCCCGCTGGACCTGCCTGCAGCTGGACCTGCGAGATGTCCTGATGTCCTACCTGAGTCGGCACTATAGTCACCTCAAGAGCATCCGGCTGTGTGCCAGCCTGCTAGTCAGAAACCTCTACACCAGTGATCTGTGCTTTGATCCTG CCCTGATCATTGTAGCTGTCACTGTCACTGAAGCCCGGCGTGCAAAGTTGTCTGTCAACCCTATGCCTCGAGAAATGGCTTTCCCGGTGCCAAAAGGGGAGAGCTGGCATGACCATTACATCCACATTCG GTTTCCAAGTGACGGCTCAAAGGCACCTAATGAGCAGGTTGAGAAGAACTGTTCCCGTCCAGAGGCAG TCTTCCTAGGTCATATGTCACAGCGCCTGCCTCATCCAGTGGTCTTTGGCAAACCTTTGCTGAGGAGTAGGTCCCCTGTGGCCCAGACATCTAGCCCTGCATTG CCGTGCCAGGTCCTTTCAGCATCCAGTCGTCTTCCAGAGGTCAGCCTAAAGTACCCAGAAGTCTCCAGTGTAAATGCCTTCAGTATCCGTGGCCAACGTCCTTCAGCCTGGGATGAGGTTACCGATGCACACACGGTGGCTGGTGGGAAACACGTTCTTGCTGACAAATCATCTGGAGTGCCCATGGCCCTTTCGGACATTGGCTCCTGTAAG CCCTTCCTCCCAGACCCAGTCCTGAGGCTCAAGGGAGTCATCGGCTTTGGGGGTCACAGCACCCAATGG GCTCTGTGGACCAAAGATGGTGTGGCTGTTGTTTACCCCTGCCATGCAGTCATAGTCGTCCTGCAGATTGACACTGGACAGCAGAGATTTTTCCTTGGTCACACCGACAAG GTCTCTGCCCTGGCGCTCAATGGCAGTGACACGGTGCTAGCCTCAGCTCAAGTACAGCCTCCCAGCATGGTGCGTCTCTGGGACTTCCAGACTGGGGGATGCCTGTCTCTCTTCAGAAGCCCACTGCACACCATCTGCTCCCTCAG CTTCTCTGGCAGTGGGGCACTCCTCTGCGGTGTGGGCAAGGACAGACACGGGAGGACG GTGGTGGTGGCCTGGGACACAGACCAGCTGGGCCTTGGCGGTGAGGTTGTGGTCCTGGCAAAAGTGCATACTGACTTTGATGTTCAGACCTTCCACATTGCCTTTTTTGATGAAACCAG GATGGCATCATGTGGTCGGGGCAGTGTGCGGCTGTGGCGGCTGTGGGGTGGTGTCCTTCGATCCTGCGCTGTGGACCTGGGGGAGTACTGTtcactggagctcactgaccTTGCCTTTGCACAGGCACCGGATGGCCACTGTGCACCCTCTGCTAGCGTGCT CTTTGTGTGCAGCCGTAGTGGTCACATCCTGGAAATTGACCACCAGCGCATGGCTGTGCAACACGTCCGCCGCTTGCTGCCCGCACAGTCCCCTGATGTTCCCCTCACCGAGAAGCAGAACTTCAGCATGG GCCCCGGCATTGCTATCAGTAGCCTCAGTGTCTCTACTACCACATGTGCTGTGGGCTCTGAGGATGGCTACCTGCGACTCTGGCCCCTGGACTTTTCCTCAGTGCTCCTAGAGGCCG AACACGATGGCCCTGTCAGTTCAGTCTCCTTCAGTCCCGATGGCCTGCGTGTGCTGTCCACCACCACTTCAGGCCACCTGGGCTTTCTGGATGTCCCCTCCCGGGAGTATACTGTGTTGGCGCGGTCCCACATGGCCCCAGTGTTGGCGCTTTCTACAGAACTGAACCGGGGACAGATGGCCACTGTGTCCCTTGACCACACTGTCCGCATCTGGGACCTGGCTACCCTACAGCAG CTGTATGACTTCTCATCCTCTGAGGATACTCCTTGTGCTGTAGCCTTTCACCCCACAATGCCGAGCTTCTTCTGTGGCTTCAGGAGTGGGGCCGTGCGGTCCTTCAGCTTGGAGAACTCCAGAGTCCTGGTAGAACACAC GCGTCACCGAGGGGCCATCACCAGCCTGGTCATCACCCCTGACGGCAGATTCCTGTTCAGCTCCTGCTCTCAGGGCTCCCTAGTCCAGTACAGCTGTGCTGTCTCCCGATGCTGCGTCCTACGTGTGGCAG CTAACATGGTCTGTCAGGATGGTCGCCCCAACCCCAATATTCTGGCAGTCAGTGGAGACAGCTGCCGGCTGGCCTTTGTGGGCCCCTCCAAGTGCATGGTGACAATTGTGGAGTTGGCCTCCTTGGATGAG CTACTCCATGTTGATGTCAGCACCCACCTGGACTGGGCTGTGGCTGTCTGCTTCAGCCCTGGGAACTCAGGCCATCTGCTGGTGTCCACGGCCTCTAACAAGGTTGTGGTACTGGATGCTGTGTCAGGACACGCTATCCGAGAG TTATCTAGCGTCCGCTCCAGAGCCTGCTCCTCCCTGGCCCTCAGTGAGGATGCTCGTTTGCTGCTGGCAGCCACTGGCCAGACCATTACAGTGTGGGATTATCCAACACAGGTGAACCCCAGCTGCCAG GTATACATCGGCCACTCAGAGCCTGTGCACGCTGTAGCCTTCACACCTGATCAGCTGCAGGTCATCAGTGTGGGAGATGCCATCTTCCTCTGGGACATCCTGGCCACCCCTGAGAG AGATGGAAGTGATCCTGAGGCCCCCCCAGTGCATGAGGCTG ACTCTAGTGCAGGCCAGCGGAAGGACCTGGCATCTGGGGCCAGTGGACTCCCTCGGCAGCAAGTGCCCATACCGTCTCCAGCATCCCCGTCCCCACTGAGTACCCATGACAGGCTTCTTGAAGGAAGTACTG GCACCTTCTCCATATCTGATGAGGAAGGACTCTGTGAGGAGAACCATATTTCTGAGGCATTCCTCCAAGGCCAGGCCCCGACCCTACCTGTGCTTGTGGAGAAGGAGGCCAGTGGTGCTGGGGATGCTCCTCGGGAGGCTGCAAAGAGCTCTTGGACACCTGCAGAGCTTCCCGGTCACCACAGCCAAATGA GTGAATGGAGCCTTCGGAGTGGAAAGGCTGGGCTCCCAACCCGCCCAGATTCCTACAAGCACTTCACTGCTCGATATAAGGCCTGTACACGGGTTAAG AgcgtctccttccctcccactggcAGAGAGCAGCTGCGACTGAAGGCCGTCGTGGGCTACAATGGGAATGGGCGGGCCAACATGGTCTGGAGGCCGGACACAG GCTTCTTTGCCTACACATGTGGTCGCCTGGTGGTAGTGGAGGACCTGCATTCTGGCACCCAGCGGCACTGGCTTGGCCATTCCCAGGAGATCTCTACTCTCGCACTCAACCAGGATGGCCAG AtcttggcctctgcctcctgctgtggCCACACAGCTGCCTGCTGCCAGATCCGAATTTGGGATGTTCCCAAGGGCCTCTGTCGGCAACTCCTTTCCCACCATGACACAGCTGTGCAAGCTCTGGCTTTCTCACCAGATGATGAGTTCCTTGTAACGTTGG GGGACTATGCTGACCGGAACCTTGCCCTGTGGAGCATGGCCACCTATGAACTCCTGTCATCCACTCGCCTCCTGGAGCCTGTGCATGGTGTAGCCTTTAACCCATGGGATGCCAATGAGCTCATCTGTGTGGGCACAAGTGCCATCACCTTCTGGCTCCTGCAGCACCATGGGGCAGACACCAGCTTCCAG GTACACCGAGAGCCAGTCCCTGAGGAACTGGGGGCGTCTGAGTTGACCTCACTCTGCTATGGGGCCAGCCCTCTGCTCTACTGCGGTTCTAGCTCTGGCCAGATCTGTGTCTGGGACACTGGCACTGGCCACTGCTTCTTGGCCTGGGAGGCTGATGATGGGGAGATTG GAGTGCTGCTGTGTTCAGGCTCTAGACTAATCAGTGGAAGTAACACAAAAAGGCTGCGCCTTTGGGCTGTGGGAGTTGTGCCAGAGCTGAGGCGCAAAGGCTCCAGTGCCAG ATCCAGTTCTGTTTTCATGGAGCGTGAGCTGACCCTGGATGGGGCTGTTGTGAGTGCCAGCTTTGACAGTGGCATGGACATGGGTGTGGTGGGCACCACAGCTGGCACAATCTGGTACATCAACTGGACAGAGGGCACTAGCACCCGCCTCATCAGTGGCCACAGGACCAAG GTAAACGAGGTGGTCTTCAGCCCCAGTGAATCTCACTGTGCCACCTGTGGCGAGGATGGGAGCGTGAGAGTGTGGTCTTTGGCCAGCATGGAGCTGGTGATCCAGTTTCAGGTGCTGAACCAG agctgcctctgcctttcgTGGACGCCCCCATCCTGTGGACTCCCAGAGCAGCAGCAGGTGGTGGCTGGCTATAGTGATGGCACACTTCGAGTCTTCAGCATCTCTCGTACTGCAATGGAACTCAAGATGCACCCCCACCGGACCGCTCTGACAGCCATTGCCTTCTCCACTGATG GTCAGACCATCCTATCTGGAGATAAGGACGGACTTGTGGCTATAAGCCACCTCTGCTCAGGGATGACCTTCCGTGTGCTCAGTGACCACCGGGGTGCTCCCATCTCTGCTATCCAGAGCACAAGCAAAGAA TATGGAGACCTAGGGATAGAGGGTGTAGAACTGTGGCTGGCTGCGAGTGGGGACCAGCGTGTCAGCATCTGGGTCTCTGATTGGCTCCAGGACCGCTGTGAGCTCCTGGAATGGTTGAGCTTTCCTGCACCTGCCCTCTCGGAG GCTCCGGGCCTCCTGCCCCCCTCTCTTGCTGCCTTCTGCCCTTGGGATAGGGCAACACTGGTGTGTGTCGGCCTCGGCGCACATGAAGAGGCAGTCTTCTACAGCCTCCGCCAAAAGCAG GTGGTACAGAAGACACCTCTGCCCTTCTTTGCCATGTCCTTGAGCCTGTCCCCAGGGGCTCAGCTCATGGTGGTTGGTTTTGCTG AATGCATGCTGAGGCTCCTAGACTGTGCAGCAGGGACTGCCCAGGACTTTGAAGGTCATGATGACTCGGTACACCTGTGTAGGTTCACACCATCCGGCAGACTGCTCTTCACTGCTGCTCACAACGAGATCCTGGTGTGGGAAGTCACTGGCTCCTGA